One Punica granatum isolate Tunisia-2019 chromosome 3, ASM765513v2, whole genome shotgun sequence genomic window carries:
- the LOC116198549 gene encoding beta-galactosidase 1-like isoform X2: protein MNFRTDNEPFKKEMQKFTTMIVNMMKSEKLFESQGGPIILSQIENEFGPVEYEIGPPGQVYTNWAAKMAVAQDIGVCWVMCKQHDAPDPIINTCNGFYCDYFYANKPYKPKMWTEAWTGCNNISQQC, encoded by the exons ATGAACTTCAGAACTGACAATGAACCTTTCAAG AAAGAGATGCAAAAGTTCACCACGATGATTGTCAATATGATGAAATCAGAGAAATTGTTCGAGTCTCAGGGTGGCCCAATAATCCTCTCTCAG ATTGAGAATGAGTTTGGACCTGTGGAATATGAAATTGGTCCACCTGGTCAAGTTTACACGAACTGGGCAGCAAAGATGGCCGTTGCTCAGGACATAGGCGTCTGTTGGGTCATGTGCAAGCAACACGATGCTCCTGATCCTATT ATTAACACTTGCAACGGTTTCTATTGTGACTACTTCTACGCCAACAAACCTTATAAACCCAAAATGTGGACCGAAGCTTGGACCGGCTG